A region from the Geobacillus vulcani PSS1 genome encodes:
- a CDS encoding UDP-glucose dehydrogenase family protein, with protein sequence MNIAIAGTGYVGLVTAACLADKGHSVTCVDVNAEKIRLLNEGAIPIYEPGLEPLIERNRARLRFTTDDKEAYREAEVIMIAVGTPPLPDGSVRLDDVWEVLRRIALTAERDCLVAIKSTVPVGTGDEAARFLAEHARHRVRFDVVSNPEFLSQGTAVRDTLQAPRIVLGVDSDRAERVMKELYAPFALPYVVTDRKSAEMIKYAANVFLALKISYINEIANVCERIGADIEAVAEGIGMDPRIGRRFLRAGVGYGGSCLPKDANALYALAASYGYSLKTVWAAIDVNEKQKWKLIDKARSYIGDFRNQTVAVLGAAFKPGTDDVRESPALANIEWLIAEGANVRVWDPAALGHVARRFGDAVVCCQTIEEAIRNADVCLIFTEWPAVLQFDLGRYKALMNTPLVVDGRNCYDVKQAAAAGLIYESIGRPPAGGGRQPVKETMEYCE encoded by the coding sequence ATGAACATTGCGATCGCAGGAACAGGATATGTGGGGCTCGTGACCGCCGCTTGTTTGGCGGATAAAGGGCATAGCGTCACATGTGTGGACGTGAATGCGGAAAAAATCCGCTTGTTAAACGAAGGCGCCATCCCGATTTACGAGCCGGGGCTGGAGCCGCTCATTGAGCGGAACCGCGCCCGCCTTCGCTTTACAACCGATGACAAGGAAGCGTATCGGGAGGCGGAAGTGATCATGATCGCTGTCGGCACGCCCCCATTGCCGGACGGATCGGTGCGGCTCGACGACGTCTGGGAGGTGTTGCGCCGCATTGCGTTGACGGCGGAGCGCGACTGCTTGGTCGCCATCAAATCAACCGTGCCGGTCGGCACCGGGGATGAAGCCGCCCGCTTTTTGGCAGAGCATGCGCGCCATCGCGTGCGGTTTGACGTCGTTTCCAACCCGGAGTTTCTCTCACAAGGGACGGCGGTGCGCGATACACTGCAGGCGCCGCGCATCGTATTGGGAGTGGATTCAGACCGCGCTGAACGGGTGATGAAGGAGCTGTACGCCCCGTTTGCGCTTCCGTATGTGGTCACCGACCGGAAAAGCGCGGAGATGATCAAATACGCCGCCAATGTGTTTTTAGCGTTGAAAATTTCCTATATTAACGAAATCGCCAACGTCTGTGAGCGGATCGGCGCCGACATTGAGGCGGTGGCGGAAGGAATTGGCATGGACCCGCGCATCGGCCGCCGCTTTTTGCGCGCTGGCGTTGGCTATGGCGGCTCTTGCCTGCCGAAAGATGCGAACGCCTTGTATGCCCTGGCCGCTTCCTATGGCTATTCGCTCAAAACGGTTTGGGCGGCGATCGATGTCAACGAAAAGCAAAAGTGGAAGCTGATCGATAAGGCGCGTTCGTATATCGGCGACTTTCGCAATCAAACGGTGGCGGTGCTCGGCGCGGCGTTCAAGCCCGGCACCGATGATGTGCGCGAGTCTCCCGCCTTGGCGAACATCGAATGGCTCATTGCCGAAGGGGCAAACGTGCGCGTCTGGGATCCGGCTGCCCTAGGGCATGTCGCCCGCCGGTTCGGCGATGCGGTCGTCTGTTGCCAGACGATCGAGGAAGCCATCCGCAACGCGGACGTTTGCTTGATTTTCACCGAATGGCCGGCCGTCTTGCAGTTTGACCTTGGCCGCTACAAAGCGCTCATGAACACGCCACTGGTGGTGGACGGACGCAATTGCTATGACGTCAAACAAGCAGCGGCCGCCGGCTTGATCTACGAGTCGATCGGGCGGCCGCCGGCGGGTGGAGGGCGACAACCGGTGAAGGAAACAATGGAATATTGTGAATGA
- a CDS encoding M20 family metallopeptidase produces the protein MTREEIKRLVDEVKADVIAWRRHLHAHPELSFREEKTAQFVYETLQSFGHLELSRPTKTSVMARLVGKQPGRVVAIRADMDALPIQEENTFEFASKHPGVMHACGHDGHTAMLLGTAKIFSQLRDAIRGEIRFLFQHAEELFPGGAEEMVQAGVMDGVDVVIGTHLWSPLERGKVGIVYGPMMAAPDRFFIRIIGKGGHGAMPHQTIDAIAIGAQVVTNLQHIVSRYVDPLEPLVVSVTQFVAGTADNVLPGKVEIQGTVRTFDDTLRRTVPQWMERIVKGITEAHGASYEFQFDYGYRPVINHDEVTRVIEETARELLGDEAVARLKPNMGGEDFSAFLQKAPGSFFYVGARNEEKGIVYPHHHPRFTIDEDALEIGVQLFIGATLKLLAEAE, from the coding sequence ATGACAAGGGAAGAGATCAAACGACTCGTCGATGAAGTGAAAGCGGACGTCATCGCCTGGCGCCGCCATCTGCACGCCCATCCTGAATTGTCATTCCGAGAGGAGAAAACGGCGCAGTTTGTTTACGAGACGCTGCAATCGTTCGGCCACCTTGAGCTTTCGCGGCCGACGAAAACGAGCGTGATGGCGCGGCTTGTCGGCAAGCAGCCCGGGCGGGTCGTCGCCATTCGCGCCGATATGGACGCCCTGCCGATTCAAGAGGAAAACACGTTTGAATTTGCGTCAAAACATCCCGGCGTCATGCATGCGTGCGGCCATGACGGCCATACGGCGATGCTGCTTGGGACGGCGAAAATTTTTTCCCAGCTGCGCGATGCCATCCGCGGCGAGATCCGCTTTTTGTTCCAACATGCGGAAGAACTGTTCCCGGGCGGGGCGGAAGAGATGGTGCAAGCGGGCGTCATGGACGGGGTCGATGTCGTCATCGGCACACACCTTTGGTCGCCGCTGGAGCGCGGAAAAGTCGGCATTGTGTACGGACCGATGATGGCTGCACCAGACCGCTTTTTCATTCGCATTATCGGCAAAGGCGGCCACGGGGCCATGCCGCATCAAACGATCGATGCCATCGCCATCGGGGCGCAAGTCGTGACGAACTTGCAGCACATCGTCTCGCGCTACGTCGACCCGCTCGAGCCGCTCGTCGTATCCGTGACGCAATTTGTCGCCGGCACGGCGGACAACGTTCTGCCCGGAAAAGTTGAAATCCAAGGGACGGTGCGCACGTTTGACGACACGTTGCGTCGCACGGTGCCGCAATGGATGGAGCGCATTGTCAAAGGCATTACCGAAGCGCACGGCGCCTCGTACGAGTTCCAGTTTGACTACGGCTATCGCCCGGTGATCAACCATGACGAAGTGACCCGCGTCATTGAGGAAACAGCGCGCGAACTGTTGGGCGACGAAGCCGTCGCCCGCTTGAAACCGAACATGGGCGGCGAAGATTTCTCCGCCTTCTTGCAAAAAGCGCCGGGCAGCTTCTTTTACGTCGGCGCCCGAAACGAAGAAAAAGGCATCGTGTACCCGCATCACCACCCGCGCTTTACGATTGACGAAGACGCGCTTGAGATCGGCGTGCAGCTGTTTATCGGCGCAACGTTGAAATTGTTGGCGGAAGCGGAATAA
- a CDS encoding N-acetylmuramoyl-L-alanine amidase, which translates to MRRGGWLAAWFCLCWIVALAWPAGAEGEKEKTERFVVVTADQVNVRQGPGVPYRLWATVHRGETYPLVAEEGGWMKIQWKSGQIGWLAATYAAPVERMEKVTVDKLRLRQKPSFDGRVIGYLRQGDQVAVIQEEGQWKKVVSEDAIGWVAASYLTTAESAGAVQTGVVTVDSLNVRAAPSLEAERIGRLGQGDRVEIVAAKRGWYQIKTRSGLEGWAAADYIKTDGKQAPGADNEDAVASAMAVGTRFASLPKQAPGSYVYSWTRGPIQALAGKTIVLDAGHGGKDGGAQSVDGVMEKALTIKTAERLKQKLEKLGARVVLTRTGDDYVPLSARVAAARLYQADAFISLHYDSAEDPAASGITVYYYDRFADYGLAQSFQGPFSQLSVLPFRGVAFGDYYVLRENEQPSVLLELGYLSNRSDAATVATDGYQEAVTTAIAAAVKRYFE; encoded by the coding sequence ATGAGGCGGGGAGGATGGCTCGCCGCATGGTTTTGTCTATGTTGGATAGTGGCCTTGGCCTGGCCGGCAGGGGCTGAAGGGGAAAAGGAAAAAACAGAACGGTTTGTCGTCGTGACCGCGGATCAGGTCAACGTCCGCCAAGGGCCGGGCGTGCCGTACCGCTTATGGGCAACCGTTCACCGCGGCGAGACGTATCCGTTGGTCGCGGAGGAAGGCGGTTGGATGAAAATCCAATGGAAATCAGGACAAATCGGTTGGCTCGCGGCGACGTACGCCGCTCCCGTTGAACGAATGGAGAAAGTGACAGTGGACAAGCTTCGCCTTCGCCAAAAACCAAGTTTCGACGGGCGCGTGATCGGCTATTTGAGGCAGGGAGACCAAGTGGCCGTCATTCAAGAAGAGGGTCAATGGAAAAAAGTGGTGAGCGAAGATGCCATCGGCTGGGTGGCGGCGTCGTATCTGACCACCGCTGAATCAGCAGGTGCGGTGCAAACGGGAGTGGTGACCGTGGATTCATTGAACGTGCGGGCGGCGCCGTCATTGGAAGCGGAACGGATCGGACGGCTTGGGCAGGGAGACCGCGTCGAGATTGTCGCGGCGAAGCGAGGCTGGTATCAAATCAAGACGCGTTCGGGGCTGGAAGGTTGGGCAGCGGCGGATTATATCAAAACGGATGGCAAGCAAGCGCCGGGTGCTGACAACGAAGACGCCGTTGCCTCCGCCATGGCTGTGGGGACTCGCTTCGCTTCTTTGCCCAAACAGGCGCCGGGCTCGTATGTGTATTCATGGACGCGCGGACCGATTCAAGCGCTTGCCGGAAAAACGATCGTCCTTGACGCCGGCCATGGCGGCAAGGACGGCGGGGCGCAAAGCGTGGACGGCGTCATGGAAAAAGCGCTGACGATCAAAACGGCGGAGCGGCTCAAACAAAAACTGGAAAAACTCGGCGCCCGAGTCGTGTTGACGCGCACGGGGGATGATTACGTGCCGCTGTCGGCGCGCGTCGCCGCGGCCCGCCTGTATCAAGCCGATGCCTTTATCAGCTTGCATTACGACAGTGCTGAGGACCCTGCGGCCTCTGGCATCACTGTCTACTATTATGACCGATTTGCCGACTACGGTTTAGCCCAGTCGTTCCAAGGCCCGTTCTCGCAGCTTTCCGTGCTGCCGTTCCGGGGCGTTGCGTTTGGCGACTATTACGTGCTGCGGGAAAATGAACAGCCGTCTGTGCTGCTTGAGCTCGGCTATTTAAGCAACCGCTCGGATGCGGCGACGGTGGCGACAGACGGCTATCAGGAAGCGGTGACAACGGCGATTGCGGCTGCGGTGAAGCGGTATTTTGAATAA
- a CDS encoding VanZ family protein, whose translation MRELLSRWLPVMLWCLVIYMFSESSWFTGANTAHVLQVILSYWPFGGGEEEGPSFLNFLIRKAAHLTEFGILAVLVWRALFPRRASYIGAWLFATAYAATDEWHQSFEPGRTATPKDVAIDSCGALIALVIVFFCCRWRKARHRSLQRGV comes from the coding sequence ATGAGAGAACTTCTCTCCCGCTGGCTCCCCGTCATGCTTTGGTGTCTCGTCATTTATATGTTTAGCGAGTCTTCGTGGTTCACCGGAGCGAATACCGCTCACGTCTTGCAAGTGATTCTCTCGTATTGGCCGTTTGGCGGCGGGGAGGAGGAAGGTCCTTCGTTCTTGAACTTCCTCATTCGCAAAGCGGCGCATTTGACCGAATTCGGCATTTTGGCTGTGTTGGTCTGGCGGGCGCTGTTCCCGAGGCGGGCATCGTATATCGGCGCCTGGCTGTTTGCGACCGCTTATGCCGCAACCGATGAATGGCATCAATCGTTTGAGCCAGGGCGGACGGCGACGCCGAAAGATGTGGCGATCGACTCATGTGGGGCGCTGATCGCTTTAGTCATCGTGTTTTTTTGCTGCCGTTGGCGGAAAGCGAGGCATCGTTCGCTCCAGCGCGGCGTATGA
- a CDS encoding DUF3789 domain-containing protein, translated as MVAFIAGMFVGSSVMLVIMSMMAAAKQADEASERWKKE; from the coding sequence ATGGTCGCGTTTATCGCCGGAATGTTTGTCGGTTCGTCTGTGATGCTTGTCATCATGAGTATGATGGCGGCGGCCAAACAGGCGGATGAAGCGAGCGAGCGGTGGAAAAAAGAATAG
- a CDS encoding LacI family DNA-binding transcriptional regulator, whose product MATIRDVAKRAGVSVATVSRVLNQNGYVNEETEKRVRQAMKELNYKPSEVARALFKKTSKTVGLIVPDITNPFFPELVRAVEDVMNIYDYTVILCNSDEKAEKEREYIEVLKQKYVDGVILTTNQLTPDEVDEWDVPIVVLDRPFHERYPSVVADNYGGARLATRHLYEMGCRRIAHIQGPMHVVNAVERFRGYQDEMMELGIWEQRLVIQGNYQLKQAKEAVMAALTDHEIDGIFAGNDAMAVGALKAVQQCGLRVPDDIAIIGYDGIPLTEMTTPELSTVSQPIYEMGAIAARILIKQIEGKPLEKIHYQLPVQLMVRQSTSRREQT is encoded by the coding sequence ATGGCAACGATTCGTGATGTCGCAAAGCGTGCGGGTGTCTCCGTCGCCACCGTGTCGCGGGTGTTGAATCAAAACGGGTACGTGAATGAAGAAACGGAGAAGCGCGTCAGACAGGCGATGAAGGAGCTGAATTACAAGCCGAGTGAAGTGGCGAGGGCGCTGTTTAAAAAAACATCCAAAACGGTTGGATTGATTGTCCCTGATATTACCAACCCATTCTTTCCGGAACTCGTGCGCGCGGTGGAAGATGTGATGAATATTTATGACTATACGGTTATTCTATGCAATTCCGATGAAAAAGCCGAAAAAGAACGGGAATACATCGAAGTGTTAAAACAAAAATATGTGGACGGTGTCATTTTGACAACGAACCAATTGACGCCGGATGAAGTGGATGAATGGGATGTTCCGATTGTTGTGCTGGACCGTCCGTTCCATGAGCGGTATCCGTCTGTGGTCGCTGATAACTATGGGGGTGCGCGGTTGGCGACTAGACATTTGTATGAAATGGGGTGTCGGCGCATCGCTCATATTCAAGGTCCGATGCATGTGGTCAACGCGGTTGAGCGCTTTCGTGGTTACCAGGATGAAATGATGGAACTGGGGATTTGGGAGCAGCGGTTAGTGATTCAGGGGAACTACCAGCTCAAGCAGGCCAAAGAAGCGGTGATGGCGGCTTTGACCGATCATGAGATCGATGGCATTTTTGCCGGCAATGACGCGATGGCGGTCGGTGCGTTGAAAGCGGTTCAGCAGTGCGGATTGAGAGTTCCTGATGATATTGCGATTATCGGTTACGACGGCATCCCGTTGACGGAAATGACCACCCCTGAGCTGTCGACGGTGTCTCAGCCCATTTATGAAATGGGGGCCATCGCGGCCAGAATTTTAATCAAACAAATCGAAGGAAAGCCACTGGAAAAAATTCATTATCAGCTTCCGGTTCAATTAATGGTGCGGCAATCGACGTCAAGGAGGGAACAAACGTGA
- a CDS encoding TetR family transcriptional regulator codes for MTTYTFYSLVSERSGIRLIDADWSDRYGWLAVQKNRNRMECVANGVVFRPAVAVRFPIIRWVDSERVLLADARSDGSGHNVFLIDLHGTVRHSFCGGDGIEDIAVGREGIWISYFDEGVFGKGISTEGLVLFRFDGSPIWKYHSHLTDCPMIVDCYAINKGKASTLWLFPYSDFSLIQVDPFTKTWKRYEVPTVLHGSTALCVRGNYAYFGNSYDAKEELYSWNIGNGEPEKIGRIQGTVRGLGPKETSHFISVNGDSASVHTIVNPSEYGARHFTF; via the coding sequence GTGACAACCTATACCTTTTATTCGCTTGTTTCTGAACGAAGTGGAATTCGGCTGATCGATGCGGATTGGAGCGATCGGTACGGATGGTTGGCCGTGCAAAAAAATCGCAACCGGATGGAGTGTGTGGCGAATGGAGTCGTGTTCCGTCCAGCTGTTGCTGTTCGGTTTCCGATCATTCGTTGGGTCGACAGCGAGCGCGTTTTGTTGGCGGATGCGAGAAGTGACGGAAGCGGCCATAATGTGTTTTTGATCGATCTACATGGAACTGTACGACATTCTTTTTGCGGCGGTGACGGCATTGAAGACATAGCCGTTGGCAGAGAAGGGATTTGGATCAGCTACTTTGATGAAGGGGTGTTTGGCAAAGGGATTTCGACGGAAGGATTGGTTTTATTTCGATTCGATGGATCGCCAATATGGAAATATCATTCTCATCTAACAGATTGTCCGATGATCGTTGACTGCTATGCGATAAACAAAGGGAAGGCCTCGACTTTATGGCTTTTTCCTTACAGCGACTTTTCGCTCATTCAAGTCGACCCGTTTACAAAAACATGGAAAAGATATGAAGTGCCGACAGTGTTGCACGGATCGACCGCTCTATGCGTCAGGGGAAACTATGCGTATTTTGGCAACAGCTATGATGCAAAGGAAGAATTGTACAGCTGGAACATCGGAAACGGAGAGCCGGAGAAAATCGGGCGTATTCAAGGGACTGTTAGAGGGCTGGGGCCAAAGGAAACGAGCCACTTTATCAGCGTCAATGGCGATTCAGCGAGTGTCCATACGATTGTGAATCCATCGGAGTATGGAGCGCGCCATTTTACATTCTAA
- the brnQ gene encoding branched-chain amino acid transport system II carrier protein yields the protein MKARDVVLTGLMLFSLFFGAGNLIFPPYLGMEAGTAVWPAIAGFIITGVGLPLLSVAAVAFAQDGIRSLGHAVHPLFRFCFSLAVYLAIGPFFGIPRAASVAYEIGAKPFFLASGSLVMWLFTGVFFALVYWLSLNPSKLVDRIGQWLTPMLLLSIAVLCLAGLVRLDDPQAEPAEKYASAPLAKGMLEGYLTMDTIAALAFGIVVIQALRDRGIDRPALQAKATIQSGVIAAAGLALVYAGIAGVGARMAGAGSFANGAELLSHVSSLLFGSGGKVLLGVIVALACLTTAIGLVAACAQYFHELTPAVSYRAYVTALTLFSFVMSNLGLNALIAVSVPVLTMLYPLAIVLVVLSFFHRFFRGSAKVYGMALLFTGVFSLYDGFKAMGVETAWLEPLLSWAPLFSVGLGWVVPALIGAVLGFIIDWPTVVNRKHAA from the coding sequence ATGAAGGCACGGGATGTGGTATTGACGGGATTGATGCTCTTTTCGCTCTTTTTCGGGGCCGGAAACTTAATTTTCCCCCCATATTTAGGAATGGAAGCCGGGACGGCGGTGTGGCCGGCGATCGCCGGCTTCATCATCACGGGCGTGGGGCTGCCGCTGCTGTCGGTCGCGGCGGTGGCGTTCGCCCAGGATGGCATCCGTTCGCTCGGCCATGCTGTTCATCCGCTGTTTCGTTTCTGTTTTTCGTTGGCCGTGTATTTGGCGATCGGCCCGTTTTTTGGTATTCCGCGGGCGGCGAGCGTCGCTTACGAAATCGGGGCGAAGCCGTTTTTCCTCGCGAGTGGATCGCTCGTGATGTGGCTGTTTACCGGCGTCTTTTTCGCTCTTGTCTACTGGCTCAGTTTAAATCCGTCCAAGTTGGTCGATCGGATCGGTCAATGGTTGACGCCGATGTTGCTGCTGTCGATTGCCGTGCTTTGCCTAGCCGGCTTGGTCCGGTTGGATGACCCGCAGGCAGAGCCGGCGGAAAAATATGCTTCGGCTCCGTTGGCCAAAGGGATGCTCGAAGGGTATTTAACGATGGATACGATTGCGGCTCTTGCCTTTGGCATCGTGGTCATTCAAGCGCTTCGTGACCGTGGAATCGATCGGCCGGCGCTGCAGGCGAAAGCGACGATTCAATCGGGCGTGATCGCGGCAGCGGGGCTTGCGCTTGTGTATGCCGGCATTGCCGGCGTGGGCGCGAGAATGGCTGGGGCCGGTTCGTTTGCGAACGGGGCTGAGCTGCTTTCGCATGTGTCCTCGCTTCTGTTTGGCAGCGGCGGAAAGGTGCTGCTCGGGGTGATTGTAGCGCTGGCTTGCCTGACGACCGCGATTGGCTTGGTGGCCGCTTGTGCGCAATATTTTCACGAGCTGACTCCGGCTGTGTCGTATCGGGCTTATGTCACCGCGCTGACCCTCTTTAGCTTTGTCATGTCCAATCTCGGGTTAAACGCGCTGATCGCTGTTTCCGTTCCGGTGTTGACGATGTTGTATCCGTTGGCGATTGTGCTCGTCGTCTTGTCGTTTTTCCACCGCTTTTTCCGCGGCTCGGCGAAAGTGTACGGCATGGCGTTGCTGTTTACCGGCGTGTTCAGTCTGTACGACGGATTCAAGGCAATGGGGGTGGAAACGGCATGGCTTGAGCCGCTTCTGTCTTGGGCGCCGCTGTTTTCCGTTGGGCTTGGTTGGGTGGTGCCCGCGCTGATCGGTGCTGTGCTTGGTTTTATCATCGATTGGCCGACCGTTGTGAACCGAAAACACGCCGCATAA